In Shouchella patagoniensis, the following are encoded in one genomic region:
- a CDS encoding DUF1002 domain-containing protein: MKVNRKLVAIVLSLAVAGTVFSNTAKADTVPGDVFITLGEDLTSNQKNEILQKMGVTDDVETLYVTNEEEHLYLGEYISAKQIGSRALSSSKIMIGKGGTGIQVKADEINWVTNEMYANALITAGVKDAEVYVTAPFEVSGTAALTGLIKAYETAANIDIPEEQKNVANEEMIRTAELADSVGNQDANELIIRIKEKIATTDIKTEDEMRTIILQLAEEINITLSEEETNELTALFMKMKELDIDWNGMKDQLDKARENLAGLLDSEEAQSFFDGIVDALKRFFNSIRDAFRS; the protein is encoded by the coding sequence TTGAAAGTAAATCGAAAACTAGTGGCAATTGTATTATCACTTGCGGTTGCTGGAACTGTTTTTTCTAATACGGCCAAAGCTGATACTGTGCCGGGTGACGTTTTTATTACATTAGGTGAGGACCTAACATCCAATCAAAAAAATGAAATTCTACAAAAGATGGGCGTTACTGACGACGTCGAAACGTTGTATGTAACAAATGAGGAAGAACATCTTTATTTAGGAGAGTATATTAGCGCTAAACAGATTGGCAGTCGCGCTTTGTCTTCTTCAAAAATCATGATTGGAAAAGGCGGCACCGGGATACAAGTAAAAGCCGATGAAATCAATTGGGTTACAAATGAAATGTATGCAAATGCACTAATTACAGCGGGGGTAAAAGATGCTGAAGTGTATGTCACTGCTCCATTTGAAGTCTCGGGAACAGCTGCTTTAACGGGCTTAATTAAAGCATATGAGACAGCTGCTAATATCGATATTCCAGAGGAACAAAAAAATGTTGCAAATGAAGAAATGATTCGAACAGCGGAGTTAGCTGATTCTGTTGGAAATCAAGATGCAAATGAACTAATCATTCGCATAAAAGAAAAAATAGCAACAACGGATATAAAAACAGAAGATGAGATGAGAACGATTATTCTTCAATTGGCAGAAGAAATAAATATTACATTAAGCGAAGAAGAAACAAATGAGTTAACTGCATTATTTATGAAAATGAAAGAACTTGATATTGATTGGAATGGAATGAAAGATCAATTAGACAAGGCCCGTGAAAATTTAGCAGGTTTGCTTGATAGTGAAGAGGCGCAATCTTTTTTTGACGGAATCGTTGATGCGTTAAAACGCTTTTTTAATTCCATTCGTGATGCATTTCGTTCATAA
- a CDS encoding MFS transporter gives MKKINVIPLLLLPTLIVIGNSMYIPLIPFMQESYNLSQSGGAWLLSLFTLAGVLCIPIGQLMAQKITIKKTIQISCVVVLIGAALSSLEIEKSSLCLVVVGRTLMGAGAGSVTALTYMYTALYVETIEKKRVFGFLEQSNGLAKMVSPLLGSLLIYVGWSYAPFVLFVIAIVSLCFIPKLKEPKRVEKTKAKQVSAKKTRNDFVRIISDFSLSLSHLFLLYGLLFYASYHFSFIGMIPAVKGILLGLPFLVMVTTASLSRKITLNKQMTIKVGMMTLLLIASCVFFFVPSSVILLCFYLCVIGTSAGVALPLASNNLANIENELFRSRIVAGLTMARFIGIATAPLFYGRWMQKEGLVELFGLMFTVLACLLVFLPNFRQMIQRITQK, from the coding sequence GTGAAGAAAATAAACGTCATTCCTTTATTGCTATTGCCAACACTCATTGTCATTGGCAATTCAATGTATATACCGTTAATACCTTTCATGCAAGAAAGCTACAATCTTAGCCAAAGCGGTGGAGCTTGGCTGTTAAGCCTGTTTACTTTAGCTGGTGTTCTTTGTATACCGATAGGCCAATTGATGGCACAGAAAATAACGATTAAAAAAACGATACAAATAAGTTGTGTTGTTGTTCTTATTGGAGCTGCACTAAGTAGTTTAGAGATTGAAAAGTCTTCTTTATGTTTAGTGGTGGTAGGAAGAACCTTGATGGGTGCCGGAGCAGGGAGTGTGACTGCGCTAACCTATATGTACACGGCACTTTATGTTGAGACAATTGAAAAAAAACGTGTTTTTGGATTCCTTGAACAAAGCAATGGGCTTGCAAAAATGGTTAGTCCACTTCTAGGTAGTTTGCTCATTTATGTTGGATGGAGCTATGCGCCTTTTGTACTCTTCGTCATAGCAATTGTTTCATTATGCTTTATCCCAAAACTAAAGGAACCTAAGAGAGTAGAAAAAACTAAAGCGAAACAAGTTTCTGCTAAAAAAACAAGGAATGATTTCGTACGTATTATTTCGGACTTCTCGCTAAGTCTAAGCCATCTTTTTTTGCTATACGGACTGCTTTTTTATGCTTCTTATCATTTCTCCTTTATCGGAATGATTCCTGCTGTTAAAGGCATCTTATTGGGACTTCCTTTCTTAGTGATGGTTACTACCGCTTCACTGTCTCGAAAAATTACGTTAAACAAGCAAATGACCATAAAAGTTGGAATGATGACCCTGCTACTAATTGCTTCTTGCGTTTTCTTCTTTGTTCCTTCATCAGTTATATTGCTTTGCTTCTATCTATGCGTAATTGGGACAAGTGCAGGAGTAGCATTGCCATTAGCAAGCAATAATTTAGCAAATATAGAAAATGAATTGTTTCGGTCACGGATCGTTGCTGGATTAACGATGGCTCGTTTCATTGGCATAGCAACAGCTCCTCTCTTTTACGGACGCTGGATGCAAAAGGAGGGATTGGTCGAGCTTTTTGGTCTTATGTTCACAGTTTTAGCTTGTCTACTTGTTTTTCTACCTAATTTTAGGCAGATGATTCAAAGAATCACACAAAAATAA
- the ispG gene encoding flavodoxin-dependent (E)-4-hydroxy-3-methylbut-2-enyl-diphosphate synthase, whose protein sequence is MAERVHRKNTRPVKVGNLTIGGNDEVIIQSMATTKTHDVEATVAEISRLEEAGCQIVRVACPDMRAAEAISEIKKRINIPLVVDIHFNYKFALKAIEGGADKIRINPGNIGKRENVEAVVKAAKEKGIPIRIGVNAGSLERHLLEKYGYPTADAMVESALHHIKILEDLDFYDIIVSMKASDVHLAVEAYDKASQAFDYPLHLGITESGTLFAGTVKSAAGIGVLLNMGIGNTLRISLSADPVEEVKVARELLKSFGLAANAATLISCPTCGRIEIDLISIANEVEDYIATVKAPIKVAVLGCAVNGPGEAREADIGIAGARGEGLLFMKGEIVRKVPEETMVEELKKEIDKLAEEHYAKQREAQLN, encoded by the coding sequence ATGGCCGAAAGAGTTCATCGAAAAAATACGCGTCCCGTTAAAGTTGGGAATTTAACAATTGGTGGTAATGACGAAGTCATTATCCAGAGCATGGCTACAACTAAAACACATGATGTTGAGGCCACGGTTGCTGAAATAAGCCGATTAGAAGAGGCTGGCTGTCAAATTGTACGTGTCGCATGTCCAGACATGAGAGCTGCCGAAGCGATTAGTGAAATTAAAAAACGAATTAACATTCCCTTAGTTGTAGACATTCATTTCAATTATAAATTTGCATTAAAAGCCATTGAAGGCGGTGCAGATAAGATTCGAATTAATCCTGGTAATATTGGGAAACGTGAAAACGTAGAAGCTGTTGTAAAAGCAGCTAAAGAAAAAGGAATTCCAATTCGAATTGGGGTAAATGCCGGTTCTCTTGAGCGGCATTTACTAGAAAAATATGGGTATCCCACAGCAGATGCAATGGTCGAGAGTGCTCTTCATCACATTAAGATTCTTGAAGACCTCGACTTTTATGACATAATTGTCTCCATGAAAGCTTCTGATGTTCATTTAGCTGTTGAAGCTTACGATAAAGCAAGCCAAGCATTTGATTATCCTCTTCATCTTGGGATTACTGAATCGGGTACACTTTTTGCGGGTACAGTAAAAAGCGCTGCAGGTATCGGTGTGCTTCTAAATATGGGGATCGGTAATACGCTCCGAATTTCATTGTCTGCAGATCCAGTGGAAGAAGTAAAAGTAGCAAGAGAACTATTGAAATCGTTTGGCCTTGCAGCTAATGCTGCGACATTAATTTCCTGTCCAACATGTGGTAGAATTGAAATTGATTTAATCAGTATTGCTAACGAAGTTGAAGATTACATCGCAACCGTTAAAGCACCAATAAAAGTGGCTGTACTTGGGTGCGCTGTAAACGGACCCGGTGAAGCACGTGAAGCTGACATTGGTATTGCCGGTGCACGCGGAGAAGGTTTGCTGTTTATGAAAGGTGAGATCGTCCGTAAAGTTCCTGAAGAGACAATGGTTGAAGAGTTGAAAAAGGAAATTGACAAACTTGCTGAAGAACATTATGCCAAACAACGCGAAGCTCAGTTGAACTAG
- a CDS encoding DUF1540 domain-containing protein, whose translation MAPVVNCNVANCSFWAKGNKCGAEEILVEIDGNSHNKDYEMEVSQDLTAHSHIEFADTSEETCCQTFKPKK comes from the coding sequence GTGGCACCAGTTGTAAATTGTAATGTTGCAAACTGTTCATTCTGGGCAAAAGGAAATAAATGTGGAGCAGAAGAGATTCTTGTCGAAATTGATGGGAATAGCCACAATAAGGATTATGAAATGGAAGTAAGTCAAGACCTTACTGCGCACTCGCATATCGAGTTTGCTGATACAAGTGAAGAAACCTGCTGCCAAACGTTTAAGCCTAAAAAATAA
- a CDS encoding NADP-dependent oxidoreductase, whose protein sequence is MKVLYLNERPNGFPNEDTFEVKETTRPELPKSGVVVQLLYISVDPYMRGRMSNQKSYVAPFEIGEPIVGGAVGKVFESDSSKFKEGDLVTGFMPFAEYAACKPEDLRMIQVHGMDARVALGVLGMPGLTAYFGMNKIAVPKKGETVVVSAAAGAVGSVAGQLALNAGARVIGLVGSDEKAKLITEDLKFTTAINYKADNFAQTLKNACPDGIDVYFENVGGEIADQIWPLLNPFARIPVCGSISSYNLKKGEQDIGPRVQPYLVKSRAMMQGFLVGDFNEFNGEAYKELTSLLKDGKLIYKDSVEEGGIQAIPQAFERLFNGDNIGKQLVKISD, encoded by the coding sequence ATGAAAGTTTTATATCTGAATGAACGTCCGAATGGATTTCCGAATGAAGACACATTTGAAGTAAAAGAGACAACTCGTCCAGAACTACCAAAAAGTGGAGTAGTCGTTCAGTTGCTATACATATCGGTTGACCCCTATATGCGAGGAAGGATGTCCAACCAAAAGTCGTATGTAGCACCTTTTGAAATAGGAGAACCTATAGTTGGCGGTGCTGTAGGAAAAGTATTTGAATCTGATTCAAGTAAATTTAAGGAAGGGGATCTAGTAACTGGATTTATGCCTTTTGCGGAATATGCCGCTTGCAAACCAGAGGATCTGCGAATGATACAAGTACACGGTATGGATGCGAGAGTGGCTTTAGGAGTCCTTGGCATGCCTGGTCTTACCGCATATTTTGGAATGAATAAAATAGCCGTTCCGAAAAAAGGTGAAACGGTTGTTGTATCTGCAGCAGCGGGTGCAGTTGGTTCAGTTGCGGGTCAATTGGCGCTAAATGCAGGTGCCAGAGTAATTGGACTTGTTGGTTCAGATGAAAAAGCAAAACTAATTACTGAGGACTTAAAGTTCACGACTGCAATTAATTATAAAGCGGATAATTTCGCGCAAACACTAAAAAATGCTTGTCCAGATGGAATTGATGTCTATTTTGAGAATGTTGGGGGAGAAATTGCAGATCAGATATGGCCCCTTCTTAATCCTTTTGCGCGAATACCTGTGTGCGGGAGCATTTCTTCATACAATTTGAAAAAAGGCGAACAAGATATAGGTCCTCGTGTACAACCATATCTTGTGAAATCTAGAGCCATGATGCAAGGTTTTTTAGTTGGTGACTTTAATGAATTTAATGGAGAAGCTTACAAAGAACTTACTTCACTTCTTAAAGACGGGAAATTAATATATAAAGACAGTGTTGAAGAAGGTGGAATCCAGGCAATCCCACAAGCTTTTGAGCGATTATTTAATGGAGATAATATCGGGAAACAGCTAGTGAAAATTTCTGATTAA
- a CDS encoding Fur family transcriptional regulator, whose amino-acid sequence MDVIHALNRLKQEGYKYTGKREDMLKLFAADPRYLTAKDVLEAMQDLYPGLSFDTIYRNLSLFAELELLETTELEGEKRFRFSCKTNEHHHHLICLDCGKTEHIHTCPVDDSIAKRFPHFQVTGHKFEIYGMCQQCQ is encoded by the coding sequence ATGGATGTTATACATGCACTTAATCGCTTAAAACAAGAAGGATATAAGTATACTGGCAAGCGTGAAGATATGCTGAAGTTATTTGCCGCGGATCCTCGGTATTTAACTGCTAAAGATGTATTAGAAGCAATGCAGGATTTGTATCCTGGTTTAAGCTTTGATACCATTTACCGCAACTTATCGTTATTTGCAGAACTGGAGTTATTGGAGACAACCGAACTTGAAGGAGAGAAACGTTTTCGTTTCAGTTGCAAAACAAATGAACATCATCACCACTTGATTTGTTTGGATTGTGGAAAAACAGAGCATATTCATACTTGTCCAGTTGATGATTCGATTGCGAAGCGGTTTCCTCATTTTCAAGTAACAGGACATAAGTTTGAAATTTATGGAATGTGTCAACAATGCCAGTAA
- a CDS encoding metal ABC transporter permease, with the protein MLDALLTYDFLQYAFLTGLMIGLLAPLLGVFLVVRRMSLIADALSHITLSGIAFSLLLGSYFPFMQGANPLYMGMAFSVGGSLFMEKLRQVYVHYKEIAIPIIMSAGIGLGVVFISMANGFNNDLLNYLFGSVIAVNRSDFLTITVITVVVLFVLFFFYKELFFLSFDEEQARVSGINRRLVHMVFMIMVALVIAASMRVVGILLVSSLMTLPVASAMRFAKGFKQLFVYSVIFGEIAVIGGLILAYELSLAPGGVIVMISVLILLLSIALGRNRGKQGRFSLKKRKPSTSQ; encoded by the coding sequence ATGCTTGATGCTTTATTAACATATGATTTCTTGCAATATGCGTTCTTAACAGGATTGATGATAGGTTTGCTAGCTCCTTTGCTAGGGGTTTTTCTAGTTGTTAGGCGGATGTCTTTAATTGCAGATGCGCTTTCTCATATTACGTTGTCGGGGATTGCTTTCAGTTTATTGCTTGGAAGTTATTTCCCATTTATGCAAGGGGCAAATCCCTTATATATGGGGATGGCTTTTTCAGTTGGTGGATCTTTATTTATGGAAAAGCTTCGTCAAGTTTATGTGCACTATAAAGAAATTGCCATTCCAATTATTATGTCAGCGGGCATTGGGTTAGGCGTTGTTTTTATCTCAATGGCAAACGGATTTAATAATGATTTGCTTAATTATCTATTTGGATCTGTGATTGCTGTTAATCGAAGTGATTTTCTCACGATTACTGTTATTACTGTTGTTGTTCTGTTTGTATTGTTTTTCTTTTATAAAGAATTATTTTTTCTTTCTTTTGATGAAGAACAGGCGCGTGTATCTGGTATTAATAGGCGCTTAGTTCACATGGTATTTATGATTATGGTAGCGCTCGTAATTGCAGCCTCCATGAGAGTAGTTGGAATTTTACTCGTGTCGTCATTAATGACTCTCCCTGTAGCAAGTGCGATGAGGTTTGCGAAAGGGTTTAAGCAACTCTTTGTTTACTCGGTTATTTTTGGAGAAATTGCTGTTATTGGCGGTCTTATTTTAGCTTATGAATTAAGCTTAGCTCCTGGTGGAGTAATTGTCATGATTTCGGTGCTTATTTTGCTTCTTTCGATTGCTTTAGGGCGCAATCGTGGAAAACAAGGACGCTTTTCACTTAAAAAAAGAAAGCCAAGTACTAGTCAGTAG
- a CDS encoding metal ABC transporter ATP-binding protein — protein MSQHTLAKLTNITFYYGKRSVLSDVSLTINKGDFLGLVGPNGSGKSTLVKLLLGLLRTTEGTVELFGQSMNRFNQWDKIGYVSQKANSFSSGFPATVYEVVSMGLYGKIGLFRFLRKRHKEQIYEAIRQVGMEEYVNENIGELSGGQQQRVFIARALVSNPELLILDEPTVGVDAKSVENFYGLLHDLNEKHGKTLLLISHDIGAMTDHVSQVACLNRTIHFHGKSSEFAAKKDKLDFYGHDVHLLTHSHEGVSHA, from the coding sequence ATGTCTCAACATACATTAGCAAAATTAACAAATATTACTTTTTATTATGGTAAGCGTTCGGTTTTAAGCGATGTATCTCTAACGATTAATAAAGGCGACTTTTTAGGATTGGTTGGTCCTAATGGCTCTGGAAAGTCAACGTTAGTAAAATTGCTTCTTGGACTCTTGCGAACAACAGAGGGAACAGTTGAATTATTTGGCCAATCGATGAATCGGTTTAACCAATGGGATAAAATTGGTTACGTTTCCCAAAAAGCAAATAGTTTTAGTAGTGGTTTTCCAGCCACGGTCTATGAAGTTGTCTCAATGGGTTTGTATGGAAAAATTGGCTTGTTTCGCTTTTTACGAAAGCGACACAAAGAGCAAATTTATGAAGCCATTCGTCAAGTAGGGATGGAAGAATATGTGAATGAAAATATTGGAGAACTTTCCGGTGGTCAACAACAAAGGGTCTTTATTGCTCGTGCTCTAGTTAGTAATCCAGAGCTTCTTATTTTAGATGAACCTACAGTTGGTGTTGATGCAAAGAGCGTGGAGAATTTTTACGGATTGTTGCATGATTTAAACGAGAAACATGGAAAAACATTATTGCTAATTTCTCATGATATCGGGGCAATGACCGATCACGTCAGCCAAGTCGCATGTTTAAATCGAACGATTCATTTTCACGGAAAATCGAGTGAGTTTGCTGCGAAGAAAGATAAATTGGATTTTTACGGGCATGATGTCCATTTGTTAACACATAGCCACGAAGGAGTTAGTCATGCTTGA
- a CDS encoding transglycosylase SLT domain-containing protein, translated as MTYYKKLLLAIGIIVPAIIVFIFIQNYREMQEELALQEEQMEQLYGSMKDQLLQSPMTTDSFDFEEEHAVWSDSMVLAETLYEDSEGHFKQEWGMYLGHLTSQRDMDPFLVYELLKLESGPSFDTDAVGPQTKYGQAYGMAQFMTNTAPWIADMAGVDYRQELLFDPFYAIQLSVEYLDFLYDYYEDWDKTLTAYNRGMGGLETFIEQNGHARSDYAVTITEQAQEHTAPQFVYNKE; from the coding sequence TTGACTTATTATAAAAAACTTTTACTTGCTATAGGGATAATTGTTCCTGCTATTATAGTGTTTATATTTATACAGAATTACCGTGAAATGCAAGAAGAACTTGCTTTACAAGAGGAGCAAATGGAACAACTGTATGGATCAATGAAAGATCAATTATTACAATCACCAATGACGACAGACTCGTTTGATTTTGAAGAAGAGCACGCCGTTTGGTCCGATTCAATGGTATTGGCAGAAACGCTTTATGAAGATAGTGAAGGTCACTTTAAACAAGAATGGGGCATGTATTTAGGGCACTTGACTTCACAAAGAGACATGGACCCGTTTCTTGTATATGAACTTCTAAAATTAGAAAGCGGGCCATCATTTGATACAGATGCTGTTGGACCGCAAACAAAGTATGGTCAAGCATATGGAATGGCGCAATTTATGACGAATACGGCACCCTGGATTGCCGACATGGCTGGGGTAGACTATCGACAAGAGTTGTTGTTTGATCCTTTCTATGCGATTCAGCTTTCAGTTGAATATTTGGATTTCCTATACGATTATTATGAAGACTGGGATAAAACGTTAACTGCATATAACCGTGGAATGGGTGGTTTAGAAACATTTATAGAACAAAATGGACATGCAAGAAGTGATTATGCTGTAACGATTACAGAGCAAGCTCAAGAACATACCGCCCCACAATTTGTATATAACAAAGAGTAG
- a CDS encoding two-component system sensor histidine kinase NtrB — MGDQSNSQIIAPKGSIQMLHQSKPVDGSDINKSNQSMFMLIKELNLPYLKVDQSLRQLHWSNTFVQLTGLKDEDLDEYTLIELGASARLMNFIHRQLKLSVKYEQIIKNVFEHDEEVVNVNVFPEVSSGEKTYYVLLEDLSMQQKFEELLTFQHQMQAVSHIAASVAHELRNPLSVIKGFLQLSHLTCDFQKYYNTIISELNRMNIIIEDFLSVSRKKNNKKWQSPTNLIRSLAELMRAECLLHSVELKVEMDLSYSVCYVNESMFKQVMLNLLRNAIEAYDGNASYRFLQVRSKEIGEFVYIEMIDNGKGMPDEVLSQLGNPFFTTKEKGTGVGIPLCKKIIEDHGGRFTITSETNIGTKVEMVLPLLV; from the coding sequence ATGGGTGACCAGAGCAATAGTCAAATTATAGCCCCTAAAGGGAGCATTCAAATGTTACATCAGTCAAAGCCAGTAGATGGCTCCGATATAAATAAATCAAATCAATCGATGTTTATGTTAATTAAAGAGTTGAACTTACCTTATTTAAAAGTAGATCAATCATTGAGACAACTTCATTGGAGTAATACATTTGTTCAACTTACAGGTTTAAAAGATGAAGATTTAGATGAATACACGTTAATTGAATTAGGTGCTTCTGCCCGTTTAATGAATTTTATTCATCGACAGCTTAAACTAAGCGTAAAGTATGAACAAATTATAAAAAATGTCTTTGAACATGATGAAGAAGTTGTTAACGTTAATGTGTTTCCGGAGGTTAGTTCAGGAGAAAAAACATATTATGTACTTTTAGAAGATTTATCAATGCAACAAAAATTTGAAGAACTATTAACGTTTCAGCACCAAATGCAGGCCGTTTCACATATTGCCGCAAGTGTCGCTCATGAATTAAGAAATCCTTTGTCCGTCATAAAAGGGTTTTTGCAGCTTTCTCATTTAACATGTGATTTTCAAAAATATTACAACACAATCATTTCTGAACTGAATCGTATGAACATCATAATCGAAGATTTCTTATCTGTATCGCGGAAGAAAAACAATAAGAAGTGGCAATCGCCTACCAATTTAATCCGTTCACTAGCAGAATTAATGCGCGCTGAATGTTTGCTTCACAGTGTGGAATTAAAAGTGGAAATGGACTTATCCTACTCAGTCTGTTACGTAAATGAATCAATGTTTAAGCAAGTAATGCTGAATTTGTTAAGAAATGCAATTGAAGCTTATGATGGAAATGCTTCCTACCGTTTCTTACAGGTGAGAAGCAAGGAAATTGGGGAATTTGTATATATAGAAATGATAGACAATGGCAAAGGGATGCCAGATGAAGTGTTATCTCAATTAGGGAACCCATTTTTTACTACAAAAGAAAAAGGTACGGGTGTTGGCATTCCGCTCTGTAAGAAAATCATTGAAGATCATGGAGGTCGATTTACCATTACAAGCGAAACAAATATAGGAACAAAAGTCGAGATGGTTTTACCATTATTAGTTTAA
- a CDS encoding DUF2624 family protein: MNFIMQQLINKKINSIDEEEFLQLAKKQGYSITSEQATAILRIVHAQKIDIGNKAQVEHIIQRLRHETDPYISQIVEELFQQFHHLLD; encoded by the coding sequence ATGAATTTCATCATGCAGCAACTTATTAACAAAAAGATTAATTCGATTGACGAAGAAGAGTTCTTGCAACTCGCAAAGAAACAAGGCTACTCGATTACAAGTGAACAAGCGACAGCGATCCTCCGTATCGTTCATGCTCAAAAAATAGACATTGGAAATAAAGCTCAAGTTGAGCATATTATTCAACGGCTAAGACATGAAACGGATCCTTATATATCCCAAATTGTAGAAGAACTTTTTCAACAATTCCACCATCTTTTAGACTAA
- a CDS encoding deoxyribonuclease IV: MTLRLGSHVSMSGKKMLLQSSEEAAAYGANTFMIYTGAPQNTRRKAIEDLNIPEGKAHMEKNGIADIVVHAPYIINIANTQKPETFRLGVDFLQSEIERTEALGAKQIVLHPGAHVGAGPEAGIKKIIEGLNEVLTEKRDVQIALETMAGKGSECGRTFEEIAQIIDGVEQNERLSVCFDTCHTHDAGYDIVDDFDGVLEEFDRIIGIDRLKVLHINDSKNERHAKKDRHENIGHGYIGLKALDYIVHHKQLMQVPKILETPFIGLDKKDKKPPYKHEIALLRRELTEPIEK; the protein is encoded by the coding sequence GTGACGTTACGACTTGGATCGCATGTATCTATGAGCGGCAAGAAAATGTTGTTGCAATCAAGTGAGGAAGCTGCCGCGTATGGCGCAAATACATTTATGATTTATACAGGTGCGCCACAGAACACACGCCGCAAAGCAATTGAAGACTTGAATATTCCTGAAGGAAAAGCGCATATGGAGAAAAATGGTATAGCGGATATTGTTGTTCATGCACCTTATATCATTAATATAGCAAATACGCAAAAACCAGAAACATTTCGCTTAGGTGTTGATTTTCTTCAATCTGAAATTGAGCGGACAGAAGCACTTGGTGCAAAACAAATTGTCCTACATCCCGGTGCGCATGTAGGTGCGGGACCGGAAGCTGGAATTAAAAAAATCATTGAAGGTTTAAATGAAGTGTTAACGGAAAAAAGGGATGTTCAAATCGCACTGGAAACAATGGCGGGTAAAGGTTCTGAGTGTGGACGTACGTTCGAAGAAATAGCGCAGATCATTGATGGAGTCGAACAAAATGAGCGTCTATCTGTTTGTTTTGATACGTGTCATACCCACGATGCTGGCTACGATATTGTTGATGATTTTGATGGAGTTTTAGAAGAGTTTGATCGGATAATTGGAATTGACCGATTAAAAGTTTTGCATATTAACGATTCAAAAAATGAGCGTCATGCGAAAAAGGATCGACATGAGAATATTGGTCATGGATATATCGGTTTAAAAGCATTGGATTATATTGTGCATCATAAACAACTCATGCAAGTTCCAAAAATTTTAGAAACACCTTTTATCGGACTGGATAAGAAAGATAAGAAACCTCCGTATAAACATGAAATTGCATTATTGCGACGGGAGCTAACCGAACCCATTGAAAAGTAA